From Cognatishimia activa, one genomic window encodes:
- a CDS encoding transferrin-binding protein-like solute binding protein has product MKAKFTIAMLAASTLSACVAGVASSPTTSRISSVSGGTVNESLSSEQNGSVSAAGVGTVAYVTGVDRDRGQMVAAAGISGTPSVGTARTSGSGTYSTNYRYGVIDNVSRTSTTISGVQGSETGSMSLAADFDAGTLTGSNSELTVNGTISGSTVGGSVTATYSYSTLRGSINGNLAGSIGRDGVIGTFHGSDSNTVMAGGLVGTAD; this is encoded by the coding sequence ATGAAGGCTAAATTCACCATCGCTATGCTTGCAGCATCCACGTTAAGCGCTTGCGTTGCAGGCGTAGCAAGTTCCCCCACCACATCTCGAATTTCGAGCGTTTCGGGCGGTACAGTAAACGAATCTTTGAGCAGTGAGCAGAATGGTTCAGTTTCAGCAGCTGGTGTTGGAACTGTCGCCTATGTCACTGGAGTTGACCGCGATAGAGGTCAAATGGTTGCTGCCGCCGGTATTTCCGGAACGCCTAGCGTTGGGACAGCTCGCACATCCGGGAGCGGAACCTACAGCACCAACTACAGATATGGTGTTATTGACAATGTGTCCCGCACAAGCACCACTATCAGCGGAGTACAAGGCAGCGAAACAGGCTCGATGAGCCTTGCCGCTGATTTCGATGCTGGGACTTTAACTGGCTCCAACAGTGAATTGACTGTCAACGGAACGATTTCTGGTAGCACAGTTGGCGGCAGTGTCACCGCCACCTACTCGTATTCGACCTTGCGAGGAAGCATCAATGGCAACCTTGCGGGTTCAATCGGAAGGGACGGTGTGATCGGAACATTCCACGGTTCCGACAGTAACACAGTCATGGCTGGCGGTCTGGTGGGTACGGCGGACTAA
- a CDS encoding LysE family translocator: METLTPYLAYIAALGIAAVIPGPGIAALVGQALGGNQRASSMFLAGIALGDVTYLTVAVVGLAAIAKAFAGAFIIIKFLGAAYLLYLAYKFWTSDAGLTRVQKAKNQSDGGSFLAGYFVTLGNPKTIVFYLALLPTVLNLNNVHVAQWAVLSVLTILVIFAALAPYMLLASKARNMMTQPKALKRLNRFAAAFIGGAGSLILAEAAQAAIRRA, from the coding sequence ATGGAAACCCTCACCCCTTACCTTGCCTATATCGCCGCGCTCGGTATTGCCGCCGTCATTCCCGGTCCAGGGATTGCCGCCTTAGTTGGGCAGGCGCTTGGGGGAAATCAGCGGGCGTCTTCGATGTTTTTGGCCGGGATCGCGCTGGGGGATGTGACCTATTTGACGGTTGCGGTCGTAGGATTGGCAGCGATAGCGAAAGCTTTCGCAGGGGCATTCATCATAATCAAGTTCCTCGGCGCGGCCTATCTGCTCTATCTCGCCTACAAATTCTGGACAAGCGACGCCGGGTTGACGCGTGTGCAGAAGGCAAAAAACCAATCAGACGGTGGGTCGTTTCTGGCGGGCTACTTTGTGACGCTCGGCAACCCGAAAACCATCGTGTTCTACCTTGCCCTGCTGCCCACGGTTCTGAACCTCAACAACGTGCATGTCGCCCAATGGGCGGTTCTGTCGGTGCTGACCATTCTTGTGATCTTCGCGGCGCTGGCGCCCTATATGCTGCTCGCGTCCAAGGCGCGGAATATGATGACTCAGCCCAAGGCGCTGAAGCGGCTCAATCGTTTTGCGGCAGCGTTTATCGGCGGGGCAGGGTCTTTGATCCTCGCCGAAGCTGCTCAAGCAGCCATTCGGCGCGCATAA
- a CDS encoding TIGR02466 family protein: MSQIESLFVTRLYRAALSEFKPSIDAQELETSCIVIAEDDEAGHAWCEEQGYPGYTSYASLTDLPWRFPIFADLVKVLDQHVTAFAKDLEFDLGEGKLELEDLWINILPEGGSHGSHIHPHSVISGTTYVSMPEGTSALKLEDPRHAMMMGAPARLKGARREMKNFIYMEPNVGDVLLWESWLRHEVPMNMAEDERISVSFNYKWVE, encoded by the coding sequence ATGTCACAGATTGAATCACTCTTCGTCACCCGCCTCTACCGCGCCGCGCTTTCGGAATTCAAACCAAGCATCGATGCGCAAGAACTAGAGACCTCCTGCATCGTCATCGCTGAAGACGACGAAGCGGGCCACGCCTGGTGCGAAGAACAGGGCTACCCGGGCTACACATCCTATGCGTCGCTCACCGACCTCCCCTGGCGCTTTCCGATCTTTGCTGACCTGGTAAAAGTACTGGACCAACACGTCACGGCCTTCGCCAAAGACCTCGAGTTTGATCTGGGCGAAGGCAAACTGGAGCTTGAAGACCTCTGGATCAACATCTTGCCCGAAGGCGGTTCACACGGTTCTCACATTCACCCGCATTCTGTAATCTCCGGCACGACATATGTCTCCATGCCCGAAGGCACCAGCGCGCTAAAGCTCGAAGATCCGCGTCACGCAATGATGATGGGCGCCCCAGCCCGCCTGAAGGGCGCGCGTCGCGAGATGAAGAACTTCATTTACATGGAGCCCAATGTGGGTGACGTTCTCTTGTGGGAAAGCTGGCTGCGCCACGAAGTGCCGATGAACATGGCCGAAGACGAGCGCATCTCGGTCAGCTTCAATTACAAATGGGTAGAGTGA
- a CDS encoding HTTM domain-containing protein has translation MSFDAMMRLTEVMLALVILQTCVEHYWMGRDRVLFAARALACVWLLVGWQSGGAVGALWITHLILLHRFGGPYNGGADKMTMLITTCLGAAHLFPAWQELAMAYLAVQLVLSYFVSGYVKLVNPEWRSGQALVDVFRFSAYPVSERLRGWADQPRLLWLMSWSVIGFEVIFPLTLLHPFALLGGMVVAGTFHLANAFLFGLNRFFWIWLCAYPSLIWFQDRIFG, from the coding sequence ATGAGTTTTGACGCGATGATGCGGCTGACCGAAGTGATGCTGGCGCTGGTGATCCTGCAGACTTGTGTTGAGCACTACTGGATGGGCCGGGATCGGGTTTTGTTTGCCGCGCGGGCCTTGGCTTGTGTTTGGCTATTGGTGGGATGGCAGAGCGGCGGCGCTGTTGGCGCGCTTTGGATCACACATCTCATTCTGCTGCATCGGTTTGGCGGGCCTTATAATGGCGGCGCGGATAAGATGACGATGCTAATCACCACTTGCCTCGGCGCAGCGCATCTCTTTCCAGCGTGGCAAGAGCTGGCGATGGCTTATCTGGCGGTGCAACTGGTGCTGTCTTACTTCGTATCGGGCTATGTGAAACTTGTGAACCCGGAGTGGCGGTCGGGGCAGGCTTTGGTCGATGTGTTTCGCTTTTCGGCCTATCCTGTGTCGGAACGGCTGCGGGGCTGGGCGGATCAGCCAAGATTGCTCTGGTTGATGAGCTGGAGCGTGATTGGCTTTGAGGTGATTTTCCCGCTGACCCTGCTGCATCCGTTTGCACTACTTGGTGGGATGGTCGTGGCGGGGACCTTCCATCTCGCCAATGCGTTCCTCTTTGGCTTAAATCGGTTTTTCTGGATTTGGCTCTGCGCCTATCCAAGCCTAATCTGGTTTCAGGATCGGATATTCGGTTAA
- the rpmC gene encoding 50S ribosomal protein L29 yields MNANELREKSADQLREELANLKKESFNLRFQQATGQLENTAGIKAARRNAARVKTILNEKAAQAAE; encoded by the coding sequence ATGAACGCCAATGAACTTCGCGAGAAGTCCGCAGATCAACTGCGTGAAGAGCTCGCAAACCTGAAAAAAGAAAGCTTCAATCTGCGCTTTCAACAGGCAACCGGTCAGCTGGAAAACACTGCAGGCATCAAAGCGGCTCGCCGCAACGCTGCACGCGTGAAAACCATCCTGAACGAAAAAGCCGCGCAAGCCGCAGAATAA
- the rpsQ gene encoding 30S ribosomal protein S17, whose translation MPKRILSGVVTSNANEQTVTVSVERRFTHPVLKKTIRKSKKYRAHDEKNAFNVGDKVKIIECAPKSKTKRWEVLEA comes from the coding sequence ATGCCTAAACGTATTCTGAGCGGCGTTGTCACAAGCAACGCAAACGAACAGACTGTAACTGTTTCTGTAGAGCGTCGCTTTACACACCCAGTTCTGAAGAAAACCATCCGTAAGTCCAAAAAATACCGGGCTCACGATGAGAAGAACGCTTTCAACGTTGGTGACAAAGTCAAGATCATTGAGTGCGCACCAAAGTCGAAAACGAAACGTTGGGAAGTTCTGGAAGCTTAA
- the rplN gene encoding 50S ribosomal protein L14: MIQMQTNLDVADNSGARRVQCIKVLGGSKRKYASVGDVIVVSVKEAIPRGRVKKGDVRKAVVVRTAKEVRREDGTAIRFDRNAAVILNNAGEPVGTRIFGPVVRELRAKNFMKIISLAPEVL, from the coding sequence ATGATCCAGATGCAAACAAACCTGGATGTTGCTGACAACTCCGGCGCTCGCCGAGTTCAGTGCATCAAGGTACTGGGTGGCTCCAAGCGTAAATACGCTTCTGTAGGTGACGTTATCGTCGTCTCAGTTAAGGAAGCCATTCCACGTGGTCGCGTTAAAAAAGGTGACGTCCGTAAGGCCGTTGTCGTACGCACCGCTAAAGAAGTTCGTCGTGAAGACGGTACAGCGATCCGTTTCGATCGCAACGCTGCAGTGATCCTGAACAACGCAGGTGAGCCAGTGGGTACACGTATCTTTGGCCCAGTTGTTCGTGAACTGCGCGCAAAGAACTTCATGAAAATCATCTCACTCGCGCCGGAGGTGCTGTAA
- the rplX gene encoding 50S ribosomal protein L24 codes for MAAKLKKGDKVVVLAGKDKGKEGTISSVDPKAGKAVVDGINMAIRHTKQTQTSQGGRQPKAMPIQLSNLAFLDANGKATRVGFKVEDGKKVRYAKTTGDVIDA; via the coding sequence ATGGCTGCTAAGCTGAAAAAAGGCGACAAGGTCGTCGTTCTGGCCGGCAAGGACAAAGGTAAAGAGGGTACAATCTCTTCCGTTGATCCGAAAGCAGGCAAAGCAGTGGTAGACGGCATCAACATGGCCATCCGCCACACCAAGCAAACCCAGACGTCTCAGGGCGGTCGCCAGCCTAAGGCTATGCCGATCCAACTGAGCAACCTGGCATTCCTGGACGCAAACGGCAAAGCAACTCGCGTTGGCTTCAAAGTAGAAGACGGCAAAAAAGTTCGCTACGCAAAAACCACAGGAGATGTGATCGATGCTTGA
- the rplE gene encoding 50S ribosomal protein L5, whose amino-acid sequence MLDNADYTPRLQSLYKDSIRAALKEEFGYKNDMMIPKLEKIVLNIGCGRAAVKDSKKAKSAQADLTLIAGQKALTTVAKNSIAGFRVREGMPMGAKVTLRGERMYEFLDRLITIAMPRIRDFRGVKPSFDGRGNFAMGLKEHIVFPEIDFDKVDENWGMDIVIATNAKSDAEAKSLLKAFNMPFNA is encoded by the coding sequence ATGCTTGATAACGCTGACTACACTCCACGTCTGCAGTCTCTGTACAAAGACAGCATCCGTGCCGCTCTGAAAGAAGAGTTCGGCTACAAGAACGACATGATGATTCCTAAGCTGGAAAAAATCGTTCTGAACATCGGTTGCGGTCGTGCGGCTGTGAAAGACTCCAAAAAAGCCAAATCCGCTCAGGCAGATCTGACTTTGATCGCTGGTCAAAAAGCGCTGACAACTGTTGCGAAAAACTCCATCGCTGGCTTCCGTGTTCGTGAAGGCATGCCAATGGGTGCAAAAGTGACACTGCGCGGCGAACGCATGTACGAATTCCTGGATCGTCTGATCACCATCGCGATGCCACGCATCCGCGACTTCCGTGGTGTGAAGCCATCCTTTGACGGTCGTGGCAACTTTGCCATGGGCCTGAAGGAACACATCGTCTTCCCAGAAATCGATTTCGACAAAGTCGACGAGAACTGGGGCATGGACATCGTAATTGCAACCAACGCTAAGTCCGACGCTGAAGCAAAGAGCCTGTTGAAAGCTTTCAACATGCCATTCAACGCTTAA
- the rpsN gene encoding 30S ribosomal protein S14 yields the protein MAKKSMIAREKKREALVAKYAAKRAELKEIANDESKPMEERFKARLKLAKLPRNSSATRLHNRCQLTGRPHAYYRKLKVSRIALRELGSNGQIPGMVKSSW from the coding sequence ATGGCTAAAAAATCTATGATCGCACGCGAGAAAAAGCGCGAAGCTCTGGTTGCTAAATACGCTGCCAAGCGCGCTGAACTCAAAGAGATCGCAAACGACGAAAGCAAGCCAATGGAAGAGCGCTTCAAAGCGCGTCTGAAACTGGCGAAACTGCCACGCAACAGCTCTGCAACTCGTTTGCACAACCGTTGCCAACTGACAGGCCGTCCACACGCTTACTACCGTAAGCTGAAGGTCAGCCGTATCGCGCTTCGGGAACTTGGCTCCAACGGCCAGATCCCAGGCATGGTTAAATCTAGCTGGTAA
- the rpsH gene encoding 30S ribosomal protein S8: MNDPIGDMLTRIRNGQMRGKSTVSSPASKLRGWVLDVLADEGYIRGYEKTTDAAGHPALEISLKYYEGTPVIREVKRVSKPGRRVYMAVNDIPTVRQGLGVSIVSTSKGVMSDANARANNVGGEVLCTVF; this comes from the coding sequence ATGAACGATCCTATCGGTGATATGCTGACACGCATCCGCAACGGTCAAATGCGCGGCAAGTCCACAGTGTCTTCCCCTGCATCTAAACTGCGCGGCTGGGTTCTGGATGTACTGGCTGACGAAGGCTACATCCGCGGCTACGAAAAGACGACTGATGCAGCGGGCCACCCGGCTCTTGAAATCAGCCTGAAATACTACGAAGGCACCCCTGTTATTCGTGAAGTGAAGCGGGTTTCTAAACCTGGCCGTCGCGTTTATATGGCTGTCAATGACATCCCAACCGTCCGTCAGGGCCTGGGTGTGTCGATTGTCTCCACCTCTAAAGGTGTGATGTCGGATGCAAACGCTCGTGCCAACAATGTTGGTGGCGAAGTGCTTTGCACAGTCTTCTAA
- the rplF gene encoding 50S ribosomal protein L6 — MSRIGKKPVELPAGVTASVSGQTIEVKGPKATHSFTATDDVTLAVEENAVTVTPRGKSKRARQQWGMSRTVVQNLVTGVTEGFKKELEIVGVGYRAQMQGKVLKLALGLSHDVNFEVPEGVTVTAPKPTEIIIEGTDPQLVGQVAANIREWRKPEPYKGKGIKYKDEYIFRKEGKKK; from the coding sequence ATGTCTCGTATTGGTAAGAAACCGGTCGAGCTGCCAGCAGGCGTTACCGCCTCTGTCTCCGGCCAGACGATCGAAGTGAAAGGTCCAAAAGCGACCCACAGCTTCACCGCAACCGACGATGTGACACTGGCTGTCGAAGAGAACGCAGTTACTGTGACTCCTCGCGGCAAGTCCAAGCGCGCACGTCAGCAGTGGGGCATGTCCCGCACTGTTGTTCAGAACCTTGTTACCGGCGTAACCGAAGGCTTCAAAAAAGAGCTGGAGATTGTTGGTGTTGGTTACCGTGCACAGATGCAGGGCAAAGTCCTGAAACTGGCGCTGGGTCTGTCTCACGACGTTAACTTCGAAGTTCCAGAAGGCGTTACGGTCACTGCACCAAAGCCAACTGAGATCATCATCGAAGGCACCGATCCACAACTCGTTGGCCAAGTCGCGGCAAACATCCGTGAATGGCGTAAGCCAGAGCCTTACAAAGGCAAAGGCATCAAATACAAAGACGAGTATATCTTCCGCAAGGAAGGTAAGAAGAAGTAA
- the rplR gene encoding 50S ribosomal protein L18, whose amino-acid sequence MANSKRELFLKRRLRVRNKLRKVNVGKLRLSVNRSNKNISAQLIDDVQGITLVSASSLEKDLGVVGKNNIEAASKVGAAIAERAVKAGHTEAYFDRGGRLFHGKVKALADAAREGGLKV is encoded by the coding sequence ATGGCAAACAGCAAACGGGAACTGTTCCTAAAGCGCCGCCTGCGCGTCCGGAACAAACTTCGCAAGGTCAACGTTGGCAAGCTTCGCTTGTCCGTGAACCGTTCGAACAAGAACATCAGCGCACAGCTGATCGACGACGTTCAAGGTATCACCCTGGTATCTGCTTCCTCTCTGGAAAAAGATCTGGGCGTAGTTGGCAAAAACAACATCGAAGCAGCGTCCAAAGTTGGCGCGGCAATCGCAGAACGTGCGGTCAAAGCTGGCCACACCGAAGCGTACTTCGATCGCGGTGGTCGTCTCTTCCACGGCAAGGTGAAGGCTCTGGCCGACGCTGCGCGTGAAGGTGGCCTGAAAGTCTAA
- the rpsE gene encoding 30S ribosomal protein S5, which produces MAERENRRGRGRKREEETPEFADRLVAINRVSKTTKGGKNFGFAALVVVGDQKGRVGFGKGKAKEVPEAIRKATEQAKRQMIRVPLREGRTLHHDIEGRHGAGKVIMRTAPEGTGIIAGGPMRAVFEMLGVKDVVSKSIGSQNPYNMIRATIDGLKGEASPRQVAARRGKKVADILRKDEAPAEAEA; this is translated from the coding sequence ATGGCAGAACGTGAAAATCGTCGCGGCCGCGGCCGTAAGCGCGAAGAGGAAACTCCTGAATTCGCAGATCGCCTGGTTGCGATCAACCGCGTCTCTAAGACCACCAAAGGTGGTAAGAACTTTGGCTTTGCAGCTCTGGTTGTTGTTGGTGACCAAAAAGGTCGCGTAGGCTTCGGCAAAGGTAAAGCGAAAGAAGTACCTGAGGCGATCCGCAAAGCGACTGAGCAAGCAAAACGCCAGATGATCCGCGTCCCTCTGCGTGAAGGCCGTACTCTGCACCACGACATCGAAGGTCGTCACGGCGCAGGTAAAGTCATCATGAGGACTGCACCTGAAGGTACTGGTATCATCGCCGGTGGTCCAATGCGTGCGGTATTTGAGATGCTGGGTGTGAAGGACGTTGTTTCTAAGTCCATCGGTTCTCAGAACCCATACAACATGATCCGCGCAACCATCGACGGTCTGAAAGGCGAAGCAAGCCCTCGCCAAGTGGCTGCTCGTCGTGGCAAAAAAGTTGCTGACATCCTGCGCAAGGACGAAGCACCTGCGGAAGCAGAAGCGTAA
- the rpmD gene encoding 50S ribosomal protein L30: protein MAKTIVVKQIGSPIRRPADQRATLIGLGLNKMNKTRELEDTPSVRGMINKIPHMVKIIEEKD from the coding sequence ATGGCTAAAACTATCGTTGTTAAGCAAATCGGTTCCCCGATCCGTCGTCCAGCTGACCAGCGCGCGACTCTGATCGGTCTGGGTCTGAACAAGATGAACAAAACCCGTGAACTGGAAGACACACCTTCCGTACGTGGCATGATCAACAAGATCCCACACATGGTGAAAATCATCGAAGAAAAAGACTAA
- a CDS encoding RNA polymerase sigma factor: protein MSFDSQLKDALPHLWRYAFSLTRDRAMADDLVQDCVERAIRKRRLWDKGQPLRPWIMKILLNVFRDRFRARNRLAEVPYDPEYSGSVEDRSVEDRSELNAVISRMQSLPETQLQALQLVAFGGLTYAECAEVLAVPTGTILSRVARARAKLNQDQSQAAPTLRSVT from the coding sequence GTGTCATTTGACAGCCAGCTAAAAGATGCGCTTCCGCATTTGTGGAGATATGCGTTTTCCCTGACGAGGGATCGGGCGATGGCCGACGACTTGGTACAAGACTGCGTTGAGCGTGCCATTCGCAAACGCAGGCTTTGGGATAAAGGCCAACCTCTGCGCCCATGGATTATGAAGATCTTGCTGAACGTCTTCAGAGATCGCTTTCGTGCCCGTAATCGATTGGCAGAAGTGCCCTATGACCCGGAATATAGCGGAAGCGTTGAAGATCGCAGTGTCGAAGATAGATCTGAGCTGAATGCTGTGATTTCTCGCATGCAGAGTTTGCCGGAAACACAGTTGCAGGCTCTGCAACTGGTTGCCTTCGGTGGATTAACTTACGCGGAATGTGCTGAGGTTCTAGCTGTCCCGACAGGTACCATCCTCTCGCGCGTGGCGCGTGCGCGCGCTAAACTGAACCAAGATCAATCTCAAGCCGCCCCTACACTCAGGAGTGTCACATGA
- a CDS encoding anti-sigma factor family protein gives MTDFKNIEERLTAYLDGEMSPEERAAFEEQLEQDPALSERAASWGQTDDLLQSLVPAPSDTHMQGLLTANQTSEPRWAKRHIAAALLTFIVGGAGGYGINLMTTPDPQILVVQATIDAADAHRLFTAEVRHAVEVRADETEHLQTWLTKRMGREMTVPQLEDHGFNFVGGRMLPFEGKAAAQYMYETAEGERLTLFMARTNDEAQTSFRFLEDQDLNTIRWQEGPWVFVVVAPVEKEKLSPIAAKMHETLI, from the coding sequence ATGACCGACTTCAAAAACATCGAAGAACGTCTCACCGCTTATCTGGATGGTGAAATGAGCCCGGAGGAGCGCGCGGCATTCGAAGAACAGCTAGAGCAAGATCCTGCTTTGTCAGAGCGGGCCGCCTCGTGGGGGCAAACCGATGATCTCCTGCAGTCGTTGGTGCCGGCCCCGTCAGACACCCATATGCAGGGGCTTCTGACGGCCAATCAGACGTCAGAACCCCGATGGGCGAAACGCCATATTGCAGCGGCCCTTCTCACCTTCATTGTTGGCGGGGCGGGGGGGTATGGCATCAACCTGATGACAACACCAGATCCGCAGATTTTGGTGGTGCAAGCGACGATTGATGCTGCCGACGCGCACCGGTTGTTCACGGCAGAGGTACGCCATGCGGTGGAGGTCAGGGCGGATGAAACCGAACATCTGCAAACATGGCTGACCAAGCGTATGGGCCGCGAGATGACGGTGCCACAGCTTGAAGACCATGGTTTCAATTTCGTAGGCGGGCGCATGTTGCCTTTCGAAGGCAAGGCGGCTGCGCAATACATGTATGAAACAGCGGAAGGGGAACGGCTTACCCTGTTTATGGCGCGTACCAACGACGAGGCTCAAACGTCTTTCCGATTTTTGGAAGATCAAGACCTCAACACCATCCGCTGGCAGGAAGGTCCGTGGGTTTTTGTGGTCGTTGCGCCTGTTGAGAAGGAAAAACTCTCTCCAATCGCTGCCAAAATGCACGAAACGCTTATTTAA
- a CDS encoding DUF1127 domain-containing protein, protein MANVATTSYNAISFADRIRAAYEDFKAARALRKQYVETVRELEDLSDRDLADLAISRYDITRIAREHVYGA, encoded by the coding sequence ATGGCAAACGTAGCAACAACTTCTTACAACGCCATCAGCTTCGCAGACCGCATCCGCGCTGCATACGAAGACTTCAAAGCAGCACGCGCCCTGCGCAAGCAGTATGTCGAAACCGTTCGTGAACTCGAAGACCTGTCTGACCGTGATCTGGCAGACCTGGCGATCTCTCGTTACGATATCACTCGCATCGCTCGCGAGCACGTCTACGGCGCATAA
- a CDS encoding 2-hydroxychromene-2-carboxylate isomerase — MQDFQDVENQDFSVDLFWSMRSPYCYFLIDRLIELRRQYNVNIEFKVIYPIAIRDPNFFSKRASKHYRSYHLLDSSRVAERLEIPYRRPIPDPVVQVLETGKIASEQPHIHLITRLAQLAAEDGKALDFHDKISRLIWNGKTDGWNEEHHLERALMSAGFKPSEMIIRANQEAQRIDAAIDKNQALHDAAGHTGVPLFSFRGEPFFGQDRFEDLKWRLLQAGVQSQH; from the coding sequence ATGCAAGACTTTCAAGACGTTGAAAATCAGGATTTCAGTGTGGACCTCTTTTGGTCCATGCGTAGTCCGTACTGCTACTTTCTCATCGACCGATTGATCGAGTTGAGACGACAATACAACGTGAACATAGAATTCAAGGTGATCTATCCGATAGCAATCCGGGATCCGAATTTCTTTTCAAAGCGGGCTTCGAAACACTATCGATCCTATCATTTGCTGGATAGCTCAAGGGTCGCTGAAAGGCTTGAAATTCCTTATCGGCGTCCGATACCGGACCCAGTTGTTCAAGTTTTAGAAACCGGCAAAATTGCTAGCGAACAACCCCATATTCACTTGATTACGCGTCTTGCCCAACTGGCGGCAGAAGATGGAAAAGCGCTGGACTTCCATGATAAGATTTCCCGCCTGATTTGGAACGGAAAGACGGATGGTTGGAACGAAGAACACCATCTGGAACGCGCTTTGATGAGTGCCGGATTTAAACCTTCAGAAATGATCATTCGCGCCAATCAAGAAGCGCAACGTATTGATGCTGCAATCGATAAGAACCAGGCATTGCACGATGCGGCGGGCCATACTGGCGTACCGTTGTTTTCCTTTCGGGGAGAACCATTTTTTGGTCAAGACCGCTTCGAAGACCTAAAATGGCGGTTGCTGCAGGCAGGAGTTCAAAGCCAACATTAA
- the rplO gene encoding 50S ribosomal protein L15, with translation MKLHELRDNPGAAKKRMRVGRGPGSGKGKMGGRGIKGQKSRSGVAINGYEGGQMPLYQRLPKRGFNKPNRKAFAVVNLGLIQKFIDEKKLDASAPITEEALVASGLVRRVKDGVRVLAKGEITAKANIEVTGASKSAVEAVEKAGGSLKVTSAPAAE, from the coding sequence ATGAAACTGCATGAATTGCGTGACAACCCAGGTGCCGCCAAGAAACGTATGCGCGTTGGCCGTGGTCCGGGTTCCGGCAAAGGTAAAATGGGTGGCCGTGGTATCAAAGGTCAGAAATCCCGTTCCGGTGTTGCGATCAACGGTTACGAAGGCGGCCAAATGCCTTTGTACCAACGTCTGCCTAAGCGCGGCTTCAACAAGCCAAACCGCAAGGCATTCGCTGTTGTAAACCTGGGCCTGATCCAGAAATTCATCGACGAAAAGAAACTGGACGCATCCGCACCTATCACCGAAGAAGCACTGGTAGCTTCTGGCCTGGTGCGTCGCGTGAAAGACGGTGTTCGTGTTCTGGCAAAAGGTGAAATCACCGCAAAAGCCAACATCGAAGTCACCGGGGCGTCCAAATCCGCTGTTGAAGCTGTTGAAAAAGCAGGTGGCTCTCTGAAGGTCACTTCCGCGCCAGCGGCTGAATAA